The DNA window TGTCCTGTCTTGTGTTTTAACGGAGATAAAAAAAAAGGAGTGGGTAGGGAGTCTATAAAATGAACAAGGCCTAAGCAGGGTTACTAAGAAATCTTTACAAGCCTGTGTAATTAGGGCCTGGACACAAAAAAACATGTGAACTAGAATCCTATGATTGACATAGTGTGCCACCTCACCAGTATTTGGGTGcctcaaaatgtgttttctgttgGTGCATTCAAACATGCCACAAGACAAAATGCAGCTATTATTACAAAGAAAACATACACCTAAAACAACCCTATTTAGCTTTGACCCTCGTCTGTTTTGAAGTTTACTAGTGTGTCTCCCTTCTGCTCTAACAGTACCTCTGTAACTTGGTACCATACAGACTGTCCAAGTTCATGGCACAACTCATCTCTCCATCATATACACTTTGATCAAGACACCCTCTcattctccaaacttctcaaacAAGTCTTATTCACCAAGCTGTGCATCAACTGGAGAGTTTTGGATGATGAACATCTATTTTTGAAGCAAAAAGTttcctgtgtttgttttgtttgcctgagctacaCACGTACCCCAGAAAAAGACACTTACTGTTGTCCTAaatttctgctgttgctgtctcttGCCTAATGAgttatcaatcagtcaatcaatcagtatttgtaaggagcggctactcacctgtgagggtctcaaggcgctgggaggggaggggaagggcctcatccgaagagccacgtcttgaggttcttcctgaagatggtgagtgatgggctttgtctgaggtgcagggggaggttgttccagctctttgcttcagtgtaggtgaaagatcgttctccagcggtggttttgcggatgcgaggtacggtggccagggccatctgggcagagcggagggatctggccggGGTGTGGTAGGTgaagcggtggttcaggtaggctggtcctgcgttttgtatggccttgtacgtgtgggtgagaagcttgaaggtgattcgcgtctcgaccggtagccagtggagggtcctcaggtgttgagagagGTGTTCTCGGCGAGGTAAGTACAGAATGCgtctggcagaggcgttctggatgaggTGACTTTTttttatgttcctagttgaggtgtcaGCATAGAGGGCGtagccgtagtcaagcttgcttgtgactaaggcgtaagtgactgtcctgcaacagtctgctgggatccatttgaagatcttccggagtttgcagagtgtgtgccagcaggaggatgcaacagagtttacctggcgggtcatggataaggaggagtcaaggatgattcctaagttgcgggtgtgctcagtcaGTGCGGGGGTGCTGAGgaatgtaggccaccaggagttgtcccaagctgaggtggcgtttccgaagatgatgagctccgtcttttcggagttgagcttgaagtagctttctctcatccaggtggggaTGACTTCCATTCCTACGTGAAAGTTacttttggccatgtccgggtcttcggtgagggaaatgatgagttgcgtcatcggcatatgacacgatgttcataccgtggcgtCTGACGattgcagcaagaggggccatgtatatgttgaacggTCTATAGAgcggccatgtatacgttgaacagtttATAGCATACCTTGGAACTATGCCGATTTGGGGAGAGGAATTTGCCAGAAGAAAAGAGGATCTTATAATCAGTCTCATACTTTTATACCAGTaacatgacaaaaaaaaaattaaggtgAACTCTACATCATTTTTAGTTTGCTTATGCGTAACCTTCCCATGTGTGTAGTGCATTTACGTGTGACATTTCAAGCCTTATGTGCGTCACTTAGAGGGACACTTTATTGAGAGTGAAATAAGACAGTTGCATCCATACACAAGGTCATTTTTAGAAATGgcacccatttctcatatgtgatggTCCTCAATGTGTGAATTGATCCAGGGTGCTTTACATGAGAATTAGACCTGTCTTTATTTATCACGAGAACTGGTTTGTTcacaatcacagaatgttgagctaaGGCCAGGATTCAAGTCCTCTTCTATGGTTCTACAATAGACAGTTCTGGTCGCTACGCCACATCTCATCCCGCCTCTTTCTCCCTGTATAGTTCTCCAATTGTGTCCCTTTTTTAGCAGTTTAGACCAACCAAGTTTTTGTCATATAATCAGAAGCTTTGTTTTTGTGGCTGGATAACCACATGGGTTTAATACCATAGTTTGAGCAGGTGGGTGCTTTTTGTGCATTAATTAGGTGGGTGGGTGATTTTGTGCTTAGATCTTCAAATCTCTGTAGTTCGCTTGGCTCGGATATGAGTTTCTGTGATATTTCTTATAGTATATTGAGAATACTATACCTCCTTTCTACACCAGCCGCACCTTGTGGCCTTTAATTAACAGTACTCGCAGAAGAGCTTTCAGGGGTCCCAGCAAAATAAGAAACTGGAACTACACGGTTTTATCGCACTTCAGGACACGGTTATTTTTGTGTGACAATGTCAGGCATCGAGATAATGCAGGAACATTTtccaaaatgtgttattttaacgCAAGATGCGTGGCACTTGTCGGGCTGGACGAGAATCACCTGCTTTGCTAGTTAGTTTTTATCATTAAAGAGGTCTCAACCTGACAGTTATTGGGAAGGCAGGTGCCTCCTAAACCCACAGCGAAAACAGATGGGTGTCTCAGCCACACACCAACACGCATCGACCACCTAATATGCACAGATCTGGATTCCAGAGTAAAAGCTTAGACGCCCACTCACTGATAAGCCCCAGTGCCCTCACCAGAAACTGGTAAATGTGGGAAAGTCGAAGTCTAACAAATATCCATCTAATGCACTTTCATGCCAAGTGACAGGCTATGGTTTGCCCGTCCAAGTCAGTTAAAGGCTACAAACCGGCACCTCTAACTGTGCCCAGGTACGCCAGGCCTCATCTACAGTAGAACGTATTAACCATCAAACACTCAGCAACAGTCAATCCTCACCCTTGGTGATAGGCTATAATACAAAAGCCTCGCATTTAGAGATGGGAAAAATGACCGCATTTAGAGATGGGAAAAATGACAATAACAAGCATTTCTGGCGTCAATATTATGAAAAATACGGCGTCACCAAAACTAATATTGCAGACACGGTGAatacatatacatgtacatataaaaGACGTTCGGAAGATGGCCGCCGCGCATACGTATTACGTTCAAAAATAGAAGCGACAGTACTAATGTATTACAGCACGTTGGCAGGACAACGACGCAAGAGAGCTGGGATAGGCTGCGCCCAATGACTACGTAGGAGGCAGTGGCCTTACCCCGTTTAGACTCGCCCTAGAAACTATTCCGGTTCAAAATGGCGGTAGCAGGGTTTGTACGGACGTTAGCCGGGGTGAGAGCTCGCAGCAGTGGAGCATTGCTCGGGGTGACCCGTACCACCCAAGCCGTAGCTCCTGCCCGCACAGCCATTGCGACCCGCGCTGGAGCTATCCTGCCTAAGCCCGAGAAGGTGAGTGCGATTATTTTCCACAGAGCCTTTTGACAGTTCAGGACAGCCAACCAGCAAACGAGGAGGGTCAGGTCCTCAAATCAGGTCAGTGATTGATAGGCTCAGGCGTTGATCTGCCGGTGCTCTGACCATATTGTGGGAGTTAATTCAAATAGGGTGAATTATTGTAGTTCTTTTAAGTAGGGATTTCGCAATTATTTGTATGTCTTGAAGATAAATTGGTAATAGAAGGGTGTTTTTACTGCATCGCGTTTGGCTCTTCACCCCTGTATTTTTAGGTCTCGCCGTTATCAAAGAGTTTGCTATGGACTGTACCAGTTTCCCATTGGTTGGCTTTTTTGTCAGTCTCTTTTTTGCTTATTTTCCTTGTATGTTCCATTTTAGTAGTACCTCTTATTAATATCTCTGCTTTCTCTCCCACGTAGATTGCCCCTCCCTTGGAGCATATCTCTTTACCATTATTTTGTTTGAATGGCTTAAATCCTTCAGCTGCTTACATTCAGCGAGTCACTTTTTCATTTACCATTCGATGGACGGGTTTTGTCCAGAACCGCAGGATGTTGAATTGACTACTGAGACTTGAACCTGGCTCCCCTGTTCTAAAGTCGGCAGTTGCCTGTTTGACATGAGTATGTTTCTTGCTCATTCCCCTGTGTGTGCTGCTGCCCTACTCATTTCCGTGTCCCTGTGCTCTTTGTCAATTACAAGTTTCGCAGGGAGTCCATAACCACAGTATCTTCAATTCATCATTACATTTATTACCAAAATTCACAATAGTGCATATAATTTACAAAATAAGTAATTCCAAAGGTGTTTTCCAACTACCCACATTTTTTATTGTGTCCGCCAACCTTCTACGccctgtttagtttttttttcttagaaaaatGTTCCCATCCCTTgccctttccttcccccttttttattcttcctccctcccccccccccaacttcccctTGGTACTAGTTGGTACTAATTTCCACCGTATGTCACCTGTTGCTCTCCTCCTTCCGCCAACTTCCCATTGCACGTTGGCACTGTAAATCAAAGGAAAAATGGTTGCAGTGTCATAAGTAATCACCATGCTGGAGCATCATGTTGCATACATGCCCATGCATGATGACAGTTGGGCATGTACTCATCGTCAGACTCTTTTCTTTTACTGGTAATGAACACCATGAGCAGAAAGTATTGGGAAATCCACAAGACTAGACTTATTGACTTCGCCattgcatattttttatttattttctgaaatttgtgtttctaaacctGGTGCTGTTCTGCTATTTGTTAGCAAATTAAATGATAGTATTACCCAAGTTAATGGTTTTCAGTTTGGCTTCGGAAGCAAGAAAGGAAAAGTTGCCTGTGGCCTGCATATCATGATCTAGGTCAGCATTTGAGTTGCAGTGTTGCCTTACCTAGCATTTAGGAAAGAGAAAACAGTTTTGGGTCTCTTGATTAACTTATTTAATCTCTTCCCTGTCTGCGACCACAACTCTAAGACCTATGTTATATGTGTAAATATGCTTGTGTCTTCAGCCTGTGTACTAGTTTTTTGCCATAAGCCTTTCTTAATGCCTGTCACTGCTATTGTAATCAGTACAAAAAAACAAACCTGTATTACTGGATATTTCTACCTGCAGGTATCTCACCTGTAGAACAAGCCTCAGGTGCCAGGCACGGTCCAGTAAACTTCAGAACTCTCAAGTTGCCAGTAGACTGTGCCAGTCTTggtcggaagtgacatcacacagcaTCACAGGGGCCATAAACTGCCCGCTTAGGCACAACAATGTTGGTTTCTGTTTTTTCCACCCCTTCAATGTGGATCCAGAGCTTCTCTCTTTCTGAGGACTTTCCTCTAGGAAATCCAGTTATGCAGTACCATATATCCTCCCAATAAAACAAGGTTCAAACCCTGCACAGTTTGTGAGGGACAGATGTCCATTACAGATCCCCAAGCAGTTTGTGTTTGGTGCCTGGGATCAGAACATGACTCCTGGGCCTGCTTGTCTTGCCTCAACATGCACCGTAAGGCCTAAAACAAGTGAGAAGCCAAGCTCTTCTGGGACAGTGAAAACCATTGATGCCGCAGATGGTTGAGTCATCACTCTaggtctccttcctcctcctcagtAGGCACAAGAAAAAAACAACGCAGAAAGTCAAAGAAACAGTCCAGAGGTAAGTTTGCATGTCACTCTCCATTTCTCACAGGACCTAGGACCTCGGATCCAGAATTAGTCAATTGAGCCCAGGAACCCTACCTCTGTGCAGCGCAGCTCCACCACTGGATTCTGCTCTGGAGCGTCCTCCAAATTTTCCGGAACCCTTGGTGCTGGTGCCACCGCCTCCCGGGGGTTCCAGCGTCTGCGCCAGACTTCCTGGCCTCAGGGTCGTATCCGGTGGCATCCCTTAACACAATGTAAATTTGGGCTTTTCGAACACAGAAGCCAAATCTCACCTGTGTGCCTTTCAGCACTCCAGTTCATGGGGTCAGTACTGGACATCACCCTGCTCTCAGTTTCTCCTCCACACCCAAAGATAACTGACATTCAGGaaatttttccatttctttttcatGAAGGCGCAAGAGtacctgtcctaggattcctagGTCTGCTGGCTTCCTGCATTCTCGTAGTCATGCATGTATGGTGGCTCATGTGGGCCCTACATTGGTACCTTTACTGTGGGAAATCTTTTGGATTTCAATGTAATCTCCCCCTTTGTTGCAGCAGAAGTCACTTGGTTAGGGGAAAAAGTGGGCCTGAGCTGCGCCTTGGCCTTCACCCTCCCTCAGACTATGACTTCAGTAGTGATGGATGCCTCCCCTAGGGTGGGCTGCACTTGTGGAGGATCTGGAAATTAGAGGTTTCTCGTCTTTAGAAGAGCGTGTTCTTCACATCAGCCTGCTGGAGCTGCGGGTGATTTTCTTCTGGTGTCAAGGCTGTTCCCCTTTCTGTCCAAGTTTGGTCCATCCATATCTGGATGACAAAACTACAAGGGGTAGTAGGATCCCATCTCCTTTGCCGGAAACCTTTGAATCTGTTGTCTTTGGCATACCACCATGGGATATAGCTTGCCACCAGTCACCTAGTGGGGTCTCGGAGTGTCAGAGCCAACAGTCTGAGCCAACGTTACCTTGCTGAtcatgagtgtaaggaaatggctctctgttgcagttaccccccactttttgcctgatactgatgctgacttgactgagaagtgtgctgggaccctgctaaccaggccccagcaccagtgttctttcacctaaaatgtaccattgtctccacaattggcacaaccctggcacccaggtaagtcccttgtaaccggtacccctggtaccaagggccctgatgccagggaaggtctctaagggctgcagcatgtcttatgccaccctagggactcctcactcagcacagacacaatgcttgccagcttgtgtgtgctggtggggagaaaatgactaagtcgacatggcactcccctcagggtgccatgccaacctcacactgcctgtggcttaggtaagtcacccctctagcaggccttacagccctaaggcagggtgcactataccacaggtgagggcataggtgcatgagcactatttccctacagtgtctaagcaaagccttagacattgtaagtgcagggtagccataagagtatatggtctgggagtctgtcaaaaaaaactccacagctccataatggctacagttaatactgggaagtttggtatcaaacttctcagaataataaacccacactgatgccagtgttggatttattaaaaaatgcacacagagggcatcttagagatgccccctgtattttacccaattgttcagtgcaggactgactggtctgtgccagcctgctgctgagagacgagtttctgaccccatgtggtgagggcctttgtgctctctgaggacagaaataaaacctgctctgggtggtggaggtacttcacacctccccctgcaggaactgtaacacctagcagtgagcctcaaaggctcaggcttcgtgttacaatgccccagggcactccagctagtggagatgcccgccccctggacacagcccccacttttggcggcaagtccaggagagata is part of the Pleurodeles waltl isolate 20211129_DDA chromosome 4_2, aPleWal1.hap1.20221129, whole genome shotgun sequence genome and encodes:
- the SMDT1 gene encoding essential MCU regulator, mitochondrial; the protein is MAVAGFVRTLAGVRARSSGALLGVTRTTQAVAPARTAIATRAGAILPKPEKTTFGLVRVFSIVIPFLYVGTLISKNFAALLEEHDIFVPEDDDDDD